The following are encoded together in the Bradyrhizobium sp. CCGUVB1N3 genome:
- a CDS encoding PAS domain S-box protein, producing MSSPIGILLLEDNPNDAGLIKALLEADHFICRITCVQSRADFLASLENGEFDLILSDYELPSFDGLSALSLALSVRPDLPFIFVSGTLGEEAAIEALKDGATDFVLKTRMSRLVPAVSRALGEARNRAASQRAEDALRRREKELRDVIEAIPAIAFTAHLDGSNLWVNRQWVEFSGLSVEETSGSGWQSAIHPEDLIEHAARWHHSMVSGEPFESEARHRSVKGEYRWFLARAVPLRDEQGEILKWYGILTDITERKRAEERLRVQHTVAQVLADAATIEDVAQRILRAIGECLGWDVGALWRVDREAKVLRCVELWHRASIEVPEFERVGSESTFVPGVGLPGRVWSSLKPAYIPDVVPDENLPRGPIAEREGLHAAVGFPILIGGEALGVIEFFSREIRQPDQELFDMLATIGSQIGQFTERKRAEAELRESERNYRTLFESIDEGFCTIEVLFDQNEKPVDYRFLQISPSFERQTGIKNAAGRRMREIAPEHEEHWFEIYGRIALTGEPMRFENEARQLGRWYDVFAFRVEDPKRRHVGILFNDITERKRAEAEARDSERRYREVQAELTHASRVATMGQLMASIAHEIKQPIAAVVNDAQAGLNWLDAQPPDLEEVRQTLGFIVSASKHAGDVMDRIRALMKKTPPRKEDLDINETVLEVIALTRPEVLKNCVSVRTQLAEDLPAIRADRVQLQQVVLNLIINAVEAMRDVGEGDRELLISTRNERDGVCVEVRDTGPGFTPAALERLFEAFYTTKSGGLGLGLSICWSIIEAHNGRLWASPNLPRGAIFSFIAPAHPAVAS from the coding sequence ATGAGTTCGCCTATCGGAATCCTCTTGCTGGAGGATAATCCCAACGACGCGGGCCTTATAAAAGCGCTCTTGGAAGCCGATCATTTTATCTGTCGAATAACATGCGTGCAAAGTCGCGCTGACTTCCTGGCGTCTCTTGAGAACGGCGAATTCGATCTGATCCTCTCGGACTATGAACTTCCGTCGTTCGACGGACTGTCCGCTTTGAGTCTAGCGCTGAGTGTGCGCCCCGATCTGCCTTTTATCTTTGTTTCTGGCACTCTTGGCGAAGAGGCAGCTATCGAAGCACTTAAGGATGGGGCCACCGATTTTGTTCTGAAGACCCGCATGTCGCGGCTCGTACCCGCGGTGAGCCGTGCGTTGGGCGAGGCACGCAATCGAGCCGCGAGCCAACGGGCCGAGGATGCGCTGCGTCGGAGAGAAAAAGAGCTTCGGGATGTCATTGAGGCGATACCTGCGATAGCCTTCACCGCCCATCTCGACGGCAGCAACCTTTGGGTAAACCGGCAGTGGGTGGAATTTTCAGGGCTGTCCGTGGAAGAGACTTCGGGATCGGGTTGGCAATCCGCGATTCACCCCGAGGATCTGATCGAACACGCAGCCAGGTGGCATCATTCGATGGTAAGTGGCGAGCCGTTCGAAAGCGAAGCTCGGCATCGCAGTGTCAAGGGCGAATACCGGTGGTTCCTCGCACGGGCGGTGCCGCTACGTGATGAACAGGGCGAGATTCTAAAATGGTACGGCATCCTGACGGACATCACCGAGCGCAAGCGCGCAGAGGAGCGCCTCCGCGTGCAGCATACCGTAGCGCAGGTTCTGGCAGACGCAGCCACGATCGAAGATGTCGCTCAGAGAATACTGCGGGCCATAGGCGAGTGTCTGGGATGGGACGTGGGCGCACTCTGGCGCGTGGACCGGGAGGCCAAGGTCCTGCGCTGTGTCGAGCTTTGGCATAGAGCGTCGATAGAAGTCCCGGAATTTGAAAGAGTCGGTTCGGAGTCCACTTTCGTTCCGGGAGTGGGATTGCCGGGCCGGGTGTGGTCCAGCCTTAAGCCCGCTTATATTCCCGACGTCGTTCCTGATGAAAACCTTCCGCGCGGACCCATCGCCGAACGCGAAGGACTACACGCGGCCGTTGGCTTTCCTATCCTGATCGGGGGGGAAGCCTTGGGGGTAATCGAGTTTTTCAGCCGCGAGATCCGGCAGCCCGATCAGGAGCTGTTCGATATGCTGGCCACCATTGGCAGCCAGATCGGTCAATTTACCGAACGCAAGCGCGCCGAGGCGGAATTGCGCGAGTCGGAACGGAATTACCGCACGTTGTTCGAATCGATTGACGAGGGTTTTTGCACGATTGAAGTCTTGTTTGACCAGAACGAAAAGCCGGTCGACTATCGTTTTTTGCAAATCAGCCCGTCGTTTGAACGGCAGACGGGAATCAAGAATGCCGCCGGCAGACGGATGCGCGAAATCGCGCCAGAGCACGAAGAGCATTGGTTCGAGATTTACGGTAGGATCGCCCTGACTGGCGAGCCGATGCGCTTTGAAAATGAGGCCAGACAACTCGGACGTTGGTATGACGTTTTCGCCTTCCGGGTCGAAGACCCCAAGCGCAGACACGTCGGAATCCTTTTCAACGACATTACCGAACGCAAGCGGGCGGAAGCCGAAGCACGAGACAGCGAGCGCCGCTATCGCGAAGTGCAGGCGGAGCTGACGCACGCGAGCCGGGTCGCGACGATGGGGCAGCTCATGGCCTCGATTGCCCATGAAATCAAGCAGCCGATCGCCGCGGTTGTCAACGACGCACAGGCGGGCTTGAACTGGCTCGATGCTCAACCGCCTGATTTGGAGGAGGTCCGGCAAACGCTCGGTTTTATCGTCAGCGCCAGCAAACATGCGGGCGACGTTATGGATCGTATCCGGGCTCTTATGAAGAAGACGCCGCCGCGAAAGGAGGACCTGGATATCAACGAGACGGTGCTTGAGGTCATAGCCCTGACCCGTCCCGAAGTTTTGAAGAACTGCGTCTCGGTGCGGACGCAACTCGCGGAGGACTTGCCAGCCATTCGAGCGGATCGGGTCCAACTCCAGCAAGTGGTGCTCAACTTGATCATCAACGCCGTCGAAGCAATGCGCGATGTCGGCGAAGGGGATCGGGAACTGCTTATCAGCACCCGCAACGAACGCGATGGCGTTTGCGTCGAAGTGCGAGATACAGGGCCGGGCTTCACGCCGGCGGCTCTTGAGCGCCTGTTCGAAGCTTTCTACACCACGAAATCGGGCGGTCTAGGACTTGGGCTGTCGATCTGCTGGTCGATTATTGAAGCGCATAACGGCCGATTGTGGGCGAGCCCTAACCTGCCGCGTGGCGCTATCTTCAGCTTCATTGCACCTGCTCATCCGGCCGTCGCATCGTAA
- the cydB gene encoding cytochrome d ubiquinol oxidase subunit II, giving the protein MTQVLDLVPIWTLILAVAVFFYVLLDGFDLGVGMLYGLASDTRSRNTIMNSIAPIWDGNETWLVLGGLGLLAAFPAAFAIIIPAVYFPILIMLLALVFRGVAFEFRFRDAENKTFWDHAFCYGSAVATFAQGVVLGSFVQGFPVRDGQFAGTSLSFLTPFSVLTGVALMFGYGLLGAGWLILKTEGDIQAAARRQGRICLIGVVTAIAIVSVWTPIMSPAVAARWFSWPNIALFAPVPVLSGVIALGTWRSLGSKAEAAPFFGAIALFVLAYIGMAISLFPMIVPYQLTLWEAASSPRTQAFLLVGTLFLIPVILTYSSWSYWVFRGKVRADVGYH; this is encoded by the coding sequence ATGACCCAGGTGCTCGATTTGGTTCCGATCTGGACGCTGATCCTGGCAGTAGCTGTATTCTTCTACGTGCTGCTCGATGGCTTCGATCTCGGCGTGGGGATGCTCTATGGCTTGGCGTCCGATACGCGCTCCCGTAACACCATCATGAATTCGATCGCCCCGATCTGGGATGGTAACGAGACTTGGCTGGTGCTTGGCGGCCTTGGCCTTCTCGCGGCGTTCCCCGCCGCCTTCGCGATCATCATTCCGGCAGTGTATTTCCCCATTCTGATCATGCTGCTGGCACTGGTGTTTCGCGGCGTTGCATTCGAGTTTCGGTTTCGCGACGCTGAAAACAAGACGTTCTGGGACCACGCATTCTGCTACGGATCGGCCGTCGCCACGTTCGCGCAAGGCGTCGTGCTTGGCTCATTCGTCCAGGGTTTTCCGGTTCGCGACGGGCAATTCGCGGGAACGTCGCTTTCGTTTCTCACGCCGTTCTCCGTTCTGACCGGCGTCGCCTTGATGTTCGGCTACGGCCTTCTCGGCGCCGGCTGGCTCATTCTGAAAACCGAGGGTGACATTCAGGCTGCCGCACGTCGCCAAGGCCGCATCTGCCTCATCGGTGTCGTAACCGCGATCGCCATCGTGAGCGTATGGACACCAATCATGAGCCCCGCGGTGGCGGCGCGCTGGTTTAGCTGGCCCAACATCGCGCTGTTCGCACCGGTGCCCGTACTGTCCGGCGTGATCGCGCTCGGGACATGGCGGTCTCTCGGCAGTAAGGCCGAGGCGGCGCCATTTTTTGGTGCGATCGCGCTCTTCGTCCTGGCCTACATTGGCATGGCGATCAGCCTGTTTCCGATGATCGTGCCCTACCAGCTGACGCTGTGGGAGGCTGCCTCGTCGCCGCGCACTCAGGCCTTCCTTCTGGTCGGAACGCTGTTCCTGATTCCCGTAATCCTGACCTATTCGAGCTGGTCATATTGGGTGTTTCGCGGAAAGGTTCGAGCCGATGTGGGGTATCACTGA
- a CDS encoding NAD(P)/FAD-dependent oxidoreductase, protein MLDEIRPDEATAVVEAPHQERKRVVVVGGGFAGIAATRALRRADVDVVIIDRRNHHIFQPLLYQVATAVLSPAEIAAPIRQLEVKQRNLSVLLAEVTGVDIASRTVEAAAPGVGVRKIAYDYLVVATGMRPSYFGHDEFARFAPALKSLNDAEKIRAKILSAFEVAAATEDASERARQMTFVLVGAGPTGVELAASLAQMVKVTLRGNFRHIDPAQASIILLDAGQRVLPTFAEPLSRRVTRRLTKLGVKVLTGAKVETVDAEGVVAGGSRIPSATVLWTAGVAASPIPKMLGTKTDRAGRALVDPFLKVVDAPGVFVVGDAASVMQNEHPVPGVAQAAIQEGRYVGRLIAKELKGREVKRPFRYFDKGNMAVVGKNYAVLERGWLRTSGALTWLVWAFVHILALPQLQNRLRVQRQWLWSYFTGQRSSRLIPEPPRDAALRSDR, encoded by the coding sequence ATGTTGGATGAGATCCGGCCTGACGAGGCAACCGCCGTTGTTGAGGCTCCCCACCAAGAGCGCAAGCGGGTCGTCGTCGTCGGGGGCGGCTTTGCCGGGATCGCCGCAACACGGGCGCTGCGGCGCGCCGATGTTGATGTCGTAATAATCGACCGCCGTAACCACCACATATTTCAGCCGCTGCTCTATCAGGTGGCAACGGCAGTCCTCTCGCCGGCCGAGATCGCAGCGCCGATCCGTCAGCTCGAGGTCAAGCAGCGAAACCTCAGCGTGCTGCTGGCAGAGGTCACCGGCGTCGACATTGCGTCCCGCACGGTCGAGGCCGCCGCCCCCGGCGTGGGCGTCCGCAAGATCGCCTACGACTATCTGGTGGTCGCGACCGGCATGCGCCCGAGCTACTTCGGGCACGATGAGTTCGCGCGATTTGCCCCGGCGCTCAAGAGCCTCAACGACGCAGAGAAGATCCGAGCCAAAATCCTGAGCGCGTTCGAAGTTGCCGCAGCGACCGAGGACGCAAGCGAACGCGCGCGCCAGATGACATTCGTGCTGGTCGGAGCAGGCCCCACCGGCGTGGAACTCGCGGCATCCCTCGCGCAAATGGTGAAGGTTACGCTGCGCGGAAACTTTCGCCATATCGACCCAGCGCAGGCCAGCATCATTCTGCTCGACGCAGGGCAGCGGGTTCTGCCGACCTTTGCTGAGCCACTGTCGCGCAGGGTGACCCGACGACTCACGAAGCTCGGTGTGAAGGTCTTGACCGGAGCGAAGGTCGAAACCGTCGACGCGGAGGGCGTGGTCGCCGGCGGAAGCCGGATCCCCAGCGCCACCGTGCTGTGGACTGCCGGCGTTGCGGCATCGCCTATTCCAAAAATGCTCGGCACCAAGACCGACCGCGCAGGGCGCGCGCTCGTTGATCCCTTCCTAAAGGTAGTGGACGCGCCCGGCGTGTTCGTCGTGGGCGATGCGGCGTCGGTCATGCAGAACGAACACCCGGTGCCCGGCGTGGCGCAGGCCGCGATCCAGGAAGGACGCTACGTCGGGCGGCTGATCGCGAAGGAGTTGAAGGGGCGAGAAGTCAAACGCCCGTTCCGCTATTTCGACAAGGGCAACATGGCCGTCGTCGGCAAGAACTACGCGGTGCTGGAGCGAGGTTGGCTGCGCACAAGCGGGGCCTTGACGTGGCTTGTGTGGGCGTTCGTTCACATCCTCGCCCTGCCCCAGCTGCAGAACCGGCTGCGCGTGCAGCGTCAGTGGCTCTGGTCGTATTTCACCGGCCAGCGCAGCTCGCGCCTGATCCCCGAGCCACCCAGGGACGCCGCTCTCCGGTCCGACCGTTGA
- a CDS encoding cytochrome ubiquinol oxidase subunit I has product MHFDPVLLSRIQFAWVVAWHILLPAFTVGAASFIAVVEGLSLATGREVYARISTFWIKIFAIAFGMGVVTGLIMPFQFGTNWSRYASAAGDVLSPLFAYEGLTAFFLEAGFLGVLLFGRKLVPPWAHFFAALMVAIGTLFSTFWILSANSWMQTPAGYEIINGQFIPTDWIQAIFNPSFPYRLAHTAVAFFTTTGFVVLGVGAYLLRRNRSVQEARIMMSMALWALTVLVPLQMVIGDMHGLNTRKYQPAKLAAIESRWETGKGVPLTLFAIPDDKAEQNKFAIEVPWLGSLILTHDLHGEVKGLKDFPADQRPPVAIPFFAFRAMVGCAGLMLGLVLLGGWLRWRGQLYDTRLYLLACQCAIPLGFIAVVAGWFVTEVGRQPWTVYGLLRTAASVTPSLTGHDVTLSLLAYMAVYLLIYPCGVILLARLVRKGPLESSEAATSIEAGIAAAPVLAPAINVVKGNV; this is encoded by the coding sequence ATGCATTTCGATCCAGTCCTGTTATCGCGCATCCAGTTCGCCTGGGTCGTCGCCTGGCACATCCTGCTGCCGGCGTTCACCGTCGGAGCTGCGTCCTTCATCGCCGTCGTCGAGGGCTTGAGCCTTGCGACCGGACGCGAAGTCTATGCCCGCATTTCGACATTCTGGATCAAGATCTTCGCCATCGCATTCGGCATGGGCGTCGTGACAGGCCTTATCATGCCATTCCAGTTCGGCACCAACTGGAGCCGCTACGCGTCCGCAGCCGGCGACGTCCTCTCGCCGCTGTTTGCATATGAGGGCCTCACGGCTTTCTTCCTGGAAGCCGGCTTCCTCGGCGTCCTGCTGTTCGGCCGCAAGCTGGTGCCGCCGTGGGCGCACTTCTTCGCGGCCCTCATGGTGGCGATCGGGACGCTGTTTTCCACGTTCTGGATCCTGTCCGCCAACAGTTGGATGCAGACGCCGGCCGGCTATGAGATCATCAATGGCCAGTTTATTCCGACAGACTGGATCCAGGCGATTTTCAATCCGTCCTTTCCTTATCGGCTGGCGCACACGGCGGTCGCGTTCTTCACGACAACTGGCTTCGTCGTCCTCGGCGTGGGCGCATACCTGTTGCGGCGCAATCGATCCGTGCAGGAAGCGCGCATCATGATGTCGATGGCGCTGTGGGCCCTGACCGTGTTGGTGCCGCTGCAGATGGTGATCGGCGACATGCATGGCCTCAACACCCGCAAATATCAGCCTGCAAAACTGGCCGCGATTGAATCGCGTTGGGAGACCGGCAAGGGTGTGCCGCTGACGCTCTTTGCAATTCCGGATGACAAGGCCGAGCAAAACAAGTTCGCGATCGAAGTTCCCTGGCTCGGAAGCCTGATCCTCACGCACGACCTCCATGGCGAAGTAAAGGGTCTGAAGGATTTTCCCGCCGATCAACGTCCGCCGGTCGCCATCCCCTTCTTTGCGTTCCGTGCGATGGTCGGATGCGCGGGCCTGATGCTGGGGCTCGTGCTTCTGGGTGGCTGGTTGCGGTGGCGCGGGCAACTCTATGACACACGGCTGTACCTGTTGGCATGTCAGTGTGCGATTCCGCTTGGCTTTATCGCGGTCGTTGCCGGATGGTTCGTGACCGAGGTCGGCCGGCAGCCGTGGACAGTCTATGGACTCTTACGCACGGCAGCCTCGGTGACGCCGTCTCTGACAGGCCATGACGTTACGCTGTCGCTCCTGGCTTACATGGCCGTCTATCTGCTGATCTATCCCTGCGGGGTCATCCTGTTGGCTCGGCTCGTTCGCAAGGGCCCGCTCGAGAGCAGTGAAGCGGCTACATCAATCGAGGCTGGCATAGCTGCGGCGCCGGTTCTCGCCCCCGCAATCAACGTCGTGAAAGGAAACGTGTGA
- the ilvD gene encoding dihydroxy-acid dehydratase — translation MPAYRSRTTTHGRNMAGARGLWRATGMKDADFGKPIIAVVNSFTQFVPGHVHLKDLGQLVAREIEQAGGVAKEFNTIAVDDGIAMGHDGMLYSLPSRELIADSVEYMANAHCADGLVCISNCDKITPGMLMAALRLNIPAVFVSGGPMEAGKVKLHGKTHAVDLIDAMVAAADSKVSDDDVKVIERSACPTCGSCSGMFTANSMNCLTEALGLALPGNGTVVATHADRRRLFVEAGHTIVDLVRRYYEQDDASVLPRNVANFKAFENAMTLDIAMGGSTNTVLHLLAAAHEGQVEFTMRDIDRLSRRVPVLCKVAPSVADVHVEDVHRAGGIMAILGELDRAGLIDTKVSTVHAPTMADALDRWDVKRSKSETVRTFYRASPGGIPTQVAFSQERRYDELDLDREKGVVRNLEHAFSKDGGLAVLYGNLAQDGCIVKTAGVDASILKFSGPARVFESQDAAVEGILGGKVVAGDVVVVRYEGPRGGPGMQEMLYPTSYLKSVGLGKACALVTDGRFSGGSSGLSIGHLSPEAAEGGNIGLVRDGDRIAIDIPNRSIQLEVSDEELARRRAAEEARGDAAWQPHNRKRNVSTALQAYAALTTSAARGAVREVKRRTN, via the coding sequence ATGCCAGCCTATCGCTCCCGCACCACCACTCACGGCCGCAACATGGCGGGCGCACGCGGCCTCTGGCGCGCGACAGGCATGAAGGATGCGGATTTCGGCAAGCCGATCATCGCGGTGGTCAACTCCTTCACCCAGTTCGTGCCCGGGCACGTCCACCTGAAGGATCTCGGCCAGCTCGTCGCGCGCGAGATCGAGCAGGCCGGCGGCGTCGCCAAGGAGTTCAACACCATCGCGGTCGACGACGGCATCGCCATGGGCCATGACGGCATGCTCTACAGCCTGCCGTCGCGCGAATTGATCGCCGACAGCGTCGAGTACATGGCCAACGCCCATTGTGCCGACGGCCTCGTCTGCATCTCCAACTGCGACAAGATCACGCCCGGCATGCTGATGGCGGCGCTGCGGCTCAACATTCCCGCGGTGTTCGTCTCGGGCGGCCCGATGGAGGCCGGCAAGGTCAAGCTGCACGGCAAGACGCATGCGGTCGACCTGATCGACGCGATGGTCGCGGCCGCCGACTCCAAGGTCAGCGATGACGACGTCAAGGTGATTGAGCGCTCGGCGTGCCCGACCTGCGGCTCCTGCTCGGGCATGTTCACGGCCAACTCGATGAATTGCCTGACCGAGGCGCTCGGTCTGGCTCTGCCCGGCAACGGCACGGTGGTCGCGACCCATGCCGACCGCAGGCGCCTGTTCGTCGAGGCCGGCCATACCATCGTCGACCTCGTTCGCCGTTACTACGAGCAGGACGATGCTAGCGTGCTGCCGCGCAACGTCGCCAACTTCAAGGCGTTCGAGAACGCGATGACGCTGGATATCGCGATGGGCGGCTCGACCAACACCGTTCTGCATCTGCTTGCGGCTGCCCATGAGGGGCAGGTCGAGTTCACCATGCGCGACATCGACCGGCTCTCACGGCGCGTGCCCGTGCTGTGCAAGGTCGCTCCTTCCGTTGCCGACGTTCACGTCGAGGACGTGCACCGCGCCGGTGGCATCATGGCCATTCTGGGCGAGCTCGACCGCGCCGGCCTGATCGACACCAAGGTCTCGACCGTGCACGCGCCGACCATGGCGGACGCGCTGGACCGCTGGGATGTCAAGCGCTCGAAGAGCGAGACGGTCCGCACCTTCTATCGCGCCTCGCCCGGCGGCATCCCCACGCAAGTCGCCTTCAGCCAGGAGCGCCGCTACGACGAGCTCGATCTCGACCGCGAGAAGGGCGTGGTGCGCAACCTCGAGCACGCCTTCAGCAAGGACGGCGGGCTTGCCGTGCTCTACGGCAACCTCGCGCAGGACGGCTGCATCGTGAAGACAGCCGGCGTCGACGCCTCGATCCTGAAATTCTCCGGGCCCGCGCGCGTGTTCGAGAGCCAGGACGCCGCGGTCGAGGGCATTCTGGGCGGCAAGGTCGTCGCCGGCGACGTCGTGGTCGTGCGCTATGAAGGACCGCGCGGCGGGCCGGGCATGCAGGAGATGCTCTATCCGACCAGCTACCTGAAGTCGGTCGGCCTCGGCAAAGCCTGCGCGCTCGTCACCGACGGCCGTTTCTCCGGCGGCTCCTCAGGGCTCTCGATCGGGCATCTGTCGCCGGAAGCCGCCGAAGGCGGCAATATCGGCCTCGTGCGCGACGGCGACCGCATCGCGATCGACATCCCGAACCGCAGCATCCAGCTCGAGGTCTCCGACGAGGAGCTGGCCAGGCGCCGTGCGGCGGAGGAGGCGAGGGGCGATGCGGCGTGGCAGCCGCACAATCGCAAGCGCAACGTCTCGACTGCGCTGCAAGCCTACGCCGCACTGACCACCAGCGCCGCGCGCGGCGCGGTGCGCGAGGTCAAGCGCCGCACGAACTGA
- a CDS encoding enoyl-CoA hydratase has translation MSDIITERTDAILRVQLNRPAQKNAMTSGMYTSLAGILNEADKDDAIRVVLWHSTGNVFCAGNDVVDFLKNPPRPGAFPQGLLMDAFVKFEKPIVAAVQGAAIGGGTTMLTHCDFVYAVESAKFQLPFINLALVPEFGSSFSIPARVGHLRAAELYLLGEPFTAARAAELGLVTRVVPDSDLLATATATAQKLAAKPSGALLASKRLLKRPSIGQLKAAIESESQEFMERVSGPEAKEGLSAFLEKRPPNFTKSPTHVAAE, from the coding sequence ATGAGCGACATCATCACCGAGCGTACCGACGCGATCCTGCGGGTCCAGCTCAATCGCCCGGCCCAGAAGAACGCCATGACGTCGGGCATGTACACGAGCCTGGCCGGCATCCTCAACGAAGCTGACAAGGACGACGCGATCCGTGTCGTGCTCTGGCACAGCACCGGAAACGTGTTCTGCGCTGGCAACGACGTCGTGGATTTCCTCAAGAATCCGCCCAGGCCGGGCGCATTTCCGCAAGGGCTTCTGATGGACGCATTCGTCAAGTTCGAAAAGCCGATCGTCGCAGCCGTCCAAGGCGCGGCTATCGGCGGCGGAACCACGATGCTGACGCACTGCGATTTCGTCTACGCGGTCGAAAGTGCGAAATTCCAGCTGCCGTTCATCAACCTGGCGCTGGTGCCGGAGTTCGGATCGAGCTTCTCGATACCGGCCCGCGTGGGCCATCTCCGGGCGGCGGAATTGTACTTGCTGGGAGAGCCCTTCACGGCCGCGCGGGCAGCTGAGCTGGGCCTCGTGACCCGCGTTGTGCCCGACAGCGATCTGCTCGCGACCGCCACCGCAACGGCGCAGAAGCTGGCGGCAAAACCGAGCGGCGCGTTGTTGGCGAGCAAGCGGCTCCTCAAGCGGCCTTCGATAGGCCAGCTCAAAGCGGCGATCGAGAGTGAAAGCCAGGAGTTCATGGAGCGGGTGAGCGGGCCAGAGGCCAAGGAAGGGCTCTCGGCCTTCCTCGAGAAACGTCCACCCAATTTTACGAAGAGCCCGACGCACGTGGCGGCCGAATAG
- a CDS encoding protein kinase, producing the protein MFSLIGKETDDGWKVIEPVGWKLDTTGKPVAAGAPGSGGNFSAGYRVQKDGRKAFLKAIDLSRAMLAKDVIAALKVIVDTASFEKSLCAMCGEKRMDRVVLALSSGDFITGVNLQDRVPYIIFELADGDVRRRVRLVDSKLRLQWVFRAIQNSAVGLRQLHKANVAHQDFKPSNVLQFEAQKAFKVGDVGRAVLEGVAVAHDSLRIAGDPAYAPPELLYGHLDPDWRTRRYGCDLFMFGSLIVFFFMGQGLTPLLIRKIEAAYLPRARGGTWAGTYMEVLPIVRRAFADVLEELAALVPNDRAIGRLRSMQLGNG; encoded by the coding sequence GTGTTCAGCTTGATCGGGAAGGAAACGGATGATGGTTGGAAGGTTATCGAGCCCGTCGGTTGGAAGCTCGATACCACCGGCAAGCCGGTCGCAGCAGGCGCCCCGGGATCAGGTGGCAATTTTTCCGCCGGCTATAGAGTGCAGAAAGACGGCCGGAAGGCCTTCTTAAAGGCGATCGATCTCAGCAGAGCAATGCTCGCGAAGGATGTTATTGCTGCGCTTAAAGTAATTGTCGACACCGCATCATTCGAGAAGTCTCTCTGCGCCATGTGCGGCGAGAAGCGCATGGATCGAGTTGTCCTTGCACTGTCATCGGGAGATTTCATCACGGGCGTGAACCTGCAAGATAGGGTGCCGTATATCATTTTCGAACTGGCTGACGGGGATGTTCGCCGGCGGGTTCGCCTTGTAGATTCAAAGCTTCGGCTGCAGTGGGTGTTCCGGGCAATCCAAAATTCCGCAGTTGGTCTCCGCCAGCTGCACAAGGCCAACGTTGCTCATCAAGACTTCAAGCCTTCGAACGTTCTCCAATTTGAGGCACAGAAGGCGTTTAAGGTCGGAGACGTAGGGCGCGCAGTGCTGGAAGGCGTTGCTGTCGCGCACGACAGCCTGCGGATCGCCGGCGACCCTGCATACGCGCCACCGGAATTACTGTATGGCCACCTGGATCCCGACTGGCGCACGCGGCGATACGGTTGCGACTTGTTCATGTTTGGGAGCCTGATTGTATTCTTCTTTATGGGGCAGGGGCTCACCCCACTCCTTATACGTAAAATTGAAGCTGCCTACCTGCCGAGAGCCCGTGGCGGAACCTGGGCGGGCACATATATGGAGGTTCTTCCCATCGTCCGAAGGGCCTTCGCGGACGTATTGGAAGAGCTAGCTGCATTGGTGCCAAACGATCGGGCAATTGGAAGGCTACGCTCGATGCAATTGGGAAATGGCTAG
- a CDS encoding ABC transporter permease yields the protein MTDATLKDIAIRRRISLPAIPVSVGLAITWIVAMLLIAALAERIAPYGFTQLDLRNRLAAPGNVAHWLGTDELGRDVLSRLLVSIRISLLIAFGATAISAVVGTTLGFLAAHFRGATEQLVLMLSDFQASMPFLIMALAVLAFFGNSLPLLIGLMGLFGWERYARIARGLAISANAQGYAAAVRQLGATPARIYLRHILPNIASTLIVSTTLVFPEVILLESGLSFLGLGVQPPMTSLGNMVGYGREYLTRAPWIMLAPATTIVVTTLAVSIIGDWLRDRLDPTLQ from the coding sequence ATGACCGACGCGACGCTGAAGGACATCGCCATCCGTCGCCGCATCAGCCTTCCGGCCATTCCGGTGTCGGTCGGGCTCGCGATCACCTGGATCGTTGCGATGCTTTTGATCGCGGCGCTTGCCGAGAGAATCGCGCCCTACGGCTTCACGCAGCTCGACCTGCGCAACCGGCTGGCGGCGCCCGGCAATGTCGCGCACTGGCTCGGCACCGACGAGCTCGGCCGCGACGTGCTGTCGCGGCTCCTGGTCTCCATCCGGATCTCGCTCCTGATCGCTTTCGGCGCCACCGCGATCTCGGCCGTCGTCGGCACCACGCTCGGCTTCCTCGCCGCGCATTTCCGTGGGGCGACCGAGCAGCTCGTGCTGATGCTGTCCGACTTCCAGGCGAGCATGCCCTTCCTGATCATGGCGCTCGCGGTGCTCGCCTTCTTCGGCAATTCGCTGCCGCTCCTGATCGGCCTGATGGGTCTGTTCGGCTGGGAGCGCTACGCCCGCATCGCGCGGGGCCTGGCGATCTCGGCCAATGCGCAAGGTTATGCCGCCGCCGTCCGGCAGCTCGGCGCGACGCCGGCGCGAATCTATCTCAGGCATATCCTGCCCAACATCGCCTCGACCCTGATCGTCTCGACCACGCTGGTCTTTCCCGAGGTGATCCTGCTCGAATCCGGCCTGTCCTTCCTTGGCCTCGGCGTGCAGCCGCCGATGACCAGCCTGGGCAACATGGTCGGCTATGGCCGGGAGTACCTGACCCGGGCTCCCTGGATCATGCTGGCGCCGGCAACGACCATCGTCGTGACCACGCTCGCCGTCTCCATCATCGGGGACTGGCTGCGCGACCGGCTCGATCCCACCCTGCAATAG